The genomic window TGGAAGAGAATAACGATTGGATTTATATTTTATAACGTTGTCCTTATGAACTGTTCTTGGTATACTTGATACAAGAGTGTTCTCAAAAGAGAGCAGGGAAGAGACTGGTTTTAAGTGTTGCTTTTCGAGGGCGTGCACTTCTACCGGTCTTTTTTTCGTTGTATGATGTACATTGAAATTGGAAAAACACACTTAGCCACCGCTATTGGTATTGCAGCAGCCAAAAAGCGAACTAGTACTTATTTTATCAAGTGCAATGAATTGATCTTACAATTGAAGAAAGCAAAAATGGAAAATAGATTAGAAAACCGATTGAAGCACTATGGCAAATACAAGTTATTAATCATTGACGAAATCGGTTATCTTCCAATCGACAAAGAAGATGCTAAGTTGTTCTTTCAGTTGATCGTTTTACGGTATGAGAAAAAGAGTACCATCCTCACAACAAACGCCAATTTTAAAGTATGGGATGAGGTATTCCAAGATTCCAAATTAGCAAATGCCATATTAGATCGTGTATTGCATCACGCAACGGTCGTCAATATAATTGGCGATTCCTATCGAATTAAAAATCATTTAGAAAAAGAAAATGAGTAAAAATGTACATCCTTAAACAGTCAAAAGTGTACATGTTTAAGTTGACATTTACACTCTGAATATACTATTAATGCATGAAATATAAAAAATAAATGGAGGGAACAAAATGAGTTCATATCGATATGATGAGTATGATGAGTATGATGAGAATGTAAATGTAAATAAAATTAAAAATAAGAATGATAATGATAATGAAAATGATACTGAGTTGAAGAATAAGAACTATGCTAGTATCAATCACAGTGGAAACATCAAAAATCATATTAATCTTTCTCAAAAAGTTAAACAAGATGCAGAAAATGAAGCTGAAAACGAAGCAAAAGCAAAAAATGACTTAGAAATAGAAGATGATTATTAAAATATGAAAACTGCTACTAAAATGTGATAGTACTTATCTCAATTTAGTAGCAGTCTATTCTTAAAGTGGGGATATATGATGGAAAAATTAAACAATAGTCGCCCTTCTGAAAATCTAAGAAATTTGTCTTCACCGGATAAAATTTCTTCAGTTGAGATTCAGTCGAATCAATCACAAGTCGCTCATAGTGGTAATTCGGATGTTAATGTCCACGTAAATATTCAAGTTGATGTAACTCCGATTGCATTTGCCGTTCTATATTCATTATTAGCCACAAAACAACTATCAAATGAGGAATTTGAATTAGCTCTTAAGAAATTAGAAAAGTTTAAATCCTGATAAGAAATCTTATCCTATAAAAGTAATGAAAATATCATGATTGGGACATACCTGAAAAATACAGAGAAATGATCTTAGTCGACACTATATAAACATCATGTAATGTAAAAAAACAAGGAAAGACCGCAGAGCATCGCGGTCTTTCCTTTTCTTAATTCCATGCCTACTCGAGATTGGCATGTCTTCCATACATTGTTTTTGTATCCAAGCCCTTTTTCTCCATGAACCTTAAAATGACTGCATCATAGAACAGTAATAAGGTTTGCTCGAAAAGGGAACCCATTGGTTGAATTGTTTCTCTGGCTTCTGATTTATCTTTAGGCGAACCTGGCATTTTAATAACGATATCTGCTAATTGCCCAATAGTTGATTCTGGGTTAATCGTTACAGCCGCGATGGTACCGCCAATGCTTTTTGCTTTTTGCGCCATGGAAACAAGGCTTTTTGTTTCTCCTGAGCCGGATCCAATAATTAAAATGTCCTCTTTTTCATAGTTAGGAGTTACGGTTTCGCCAACGACATAGGCATCAATTCCCATGTGCATCATACGCATTGCAAAGGATTTTGCCATAAAACCGGATCTTCCCGCACCGGCAACGAATACTTTCTTTGATTGAAGAATTCCGTTTACCAGTGCTTCGGCTTGTTCATCGGCGATTTGGTTAACCGAACTGTTTAATTCTTTTACGATCTCGGCTAAAAATTCAGTTGTCAGCATGCTGATTACAACCCTTGTTTTACTAATTTATTGATTTTTTCAGCTGCTGCTTTTTTATCTGGTTGGTTAGCAATACCGCCGCCGACAATAACAAGATCCGGTTCTGCTTTGATAACTTCAGGTA from Bacillus methanolicus includes these protein-coding regions:
- the hxlB gene encoding 6-phospho-3-hexuloisomerase — protein: MLTTEFLAEIVKELNSSVNQIADEQAEALVNGILQSKKVFVAGAGRSGFMAKSFAMRMMHMGIDAYVVGETVTPNYEKEDILIIGSGSGETKSLVSMAQKAKSIGGTIAAVTINPESTIGQLADIVIKMPGSPKDKSEARETIQPMGSLFEQTLLLFYDAVILRFMEKKGLDTKTMYGRHANLE